In Candidatus Saccharimonadales bacterium, one DNA window encodes the following:
- the msrA gene encoding peptide-methionine (S)-S-oxide reductase MsrA produces MTTLTVAGGCFWCVDAVFRRIKGVSTSICGYAGGEQGDANYYRVASGHTGHAESVQVTFDEAVIPADILLDIFFLIHNPTTLNRQGNDEGPQYRSAVFYADEAQKSLFDQAIERATKTWDDPIVTEVVPLETFYEGEPEHQDYFNNNPGNGYCSIVILPKIIKARKEYLSWFKEES; encoded by the coding sequence ATGACAACTTTAACTGTTGCAGGTGGATGCTTCTGGTGTGTAGACGCTGTTTTTAGACGTATTAAGGGAGTATCGACATCAATTTGCGGTTATGCAGGTGGTGAGCAGGGTGATGCAAATTACTATAGAGTAGCAAGTGGCCACACTGGACATGCTGAAAGCGTTCAGGTCACTTTTGATGAAGCAGTTATACCTGCCGACATACTTCTTGATATATTCTTCTTAATTCACAACCCGACCACGCTAAACCGCCAAGGTAATGACGAGGGCCCTCAGTATCGGTCAGCTGTATTCTATGCCGATGAAGCTCAAAAATCCCTCTTTGATCAAGCTATTGAGCGCGCAACAAAGACCTGGGACGACCCAATTGTGACAGAAGTGGTGCCACTCGAAACTTTCTATGAAGGAGAGCCAGAACACCAAGATTATTTCAATAACAATCCGGGTAACGGGTATTGTTCGATTGTTATTTTGCCAAAAATTATCAAAGCTCGGAAAGAATATCTCAGCTGGTTTAAGGAGGAGTCTTGA
- a CDS encoding MBL fold metallo-hydrolase, producing MILTKYLHACFTVEKDGKLIVVDPGAFSTDFITPGNVLAVIVTHAHGDHFDHDQLEAIIDKNPDAIIIGDDSITSKIDVFETHTVKAGDHMVVGQFELDFTGGEHALIHESIPRATNVGVIINELLYYPGDSFVSPGMAIDTLAIPAGAPWMKTGEAMDFIKAVKPRFAFPTHDVLLSESGKAIADQMLSTIAKSNDIEYRRLEEPIEI from the coding sequence TTGATACTAACGAAATATTTACATGCATGTTTTACTGTTGAAAAAGATGGCAAGTTAATTGTCGTTGATCCAGGTGCATTTAGTACTGATTTTATTACGCCAGGTAATGTCTTGGCTGTCATTGTAACTCATGCGCATGGAGATCATTTTGACCATGATCAACTTGAAGCTATTATTGATAAAAATCCTGATGCAATTATTATTGGCGATGATTCAATTACATCTAAAATCGATGTGTTTGAAACACACACAGTAAAAGCCGGTGATCACATGGTGGTTGGACAGTTCGAACTTGACTTTACGGGTGGAGAACATGCATTAATACATGAAAGTATTCCACGCGCGACAAACGTCGGAGTAATTATAAACGAATTACTTTACTATCCTGGTGACTCATTCGTATCACCTGGTATGGCAATCGATACCCTTGCTATCCCGGCAGGTGCACCTTGGATGAAAACCGGTGAAGCAATGGACTTCATAAAAGCCGTAAAACCACGTTTTGCATTTCCTACGCATGACGTACTCTTATCAGAAAGCGGCAAAGCAATTGCCGATCAAATGCTTAGTACGATCGCAAAAAGTAATGATATTGAATACCGCCGTCTTGAAGAGCCGATAGAAATCTAG
- a CDS encoding DNA-3-methyladenine glycosylase, producing the protein MNSKISLAVEHLIKNDVVLAAVIRNNDLPRFSPHTQYYQELVSSIVSQQLSVKAAATIQKRFVDNLFDGAFPTPKMILTYSIEQLRSVGLSRGKATYIQDLARHIIDGTLQLDGLNRLSNDEIIQKLTQVKGIGTWTAHMFLMFCMGRLDILPVGDLGIRNGIKALYKFDDIPTIFEVEDVAKKYNWHPYESVAAWYVWRSLENVPILVPQDE; encoded by the coding sequence GTGAATAGCAAAATCAGCCTAGCAGTAGAGCACCTCATTAAAAATGATGTGGTGCTAGCCGCGGTTATTAGGAATAACGATCTACCTCGTTTTTCGCCCCACACGCAGTATTACCAAGAATTAGTTAGTAGTATCGTAAGTCAACAACTCAGCGTCAAAGCAGCGGCAACAATTCAAAAGCGTTTTGTAGATAATCTGTTTGACGGGGCATTCCCTACGCCCAAGATGATCCTCACCTACTCAATTGAACAGCTACGAAGTGTGGGACTTTCTCGAGGCAAAGCAACCTACATCCAAGATTTAGCGCGTCACATCATTGATGGAACATTGCAACTCGATGGGCTTAATAGATTATCAAACGATGAAATTATTCAAAAACTGACGCAAGTAAAAGGTATAGGTACGTGGACAGCACATATGTTTTTGATGTTTTGTATGGGTCGACTAGATATTTTACCAGTCGGCGATTTAGGTATTCGAAATGGTATTAAAGCCCTTTATAAGTTCGATGATATTCCAACGATTTTTGAAGTTGAAGATGTTGCAAAAAAATACAACTGGCATCCTTATGAGTCAGTTGCGGCATGGTATGTATGGAGATCGCTTGAAAATGTCCCTATTCTCGTACCACAAGACGAATAA
- a CDS encoding DUF1361 domain-containing protein has product MDTHLRRFIISCGLLSLLGLMLFAVGAITNDRLTHVYLFWNLLLAWIPLLDALLIRYLFKKDMKQPFILVSLAFVWLLFLPNTFYMLTDYVHIMEVARVDPISDSVMFSVVITTGFILGIASVFLIHTALLRIISQRLAAIVIGLVLAASSFAIYLGRELRFNSWDIITNPLRLTRDVVHILFRPHQNIDAYVTSLTFFIVTIVVYALVWYILGTRTKKA; this is encoded by the coding sequence ATGGACACTCATCTTCGTCGATTTATTATAAGCTGCGGCCTTCTATCATTACTTGGTCTCATGCTATTTGCTGTTGGTGCCATCACTAATGACCGGCTCACCCATGTTTACCTATTTTGGAATTTACTCTTAGCATGGATTCCACTTCTAGATGCGCTTCTTATTCGTTATTTATTTAAAAAAGATATGAAACAACCTTTCATCCTGGTGTCTCTAGCTTTTGTATGGCTTCTCTTTCTACCAAATACATTTTACATGCTGACCGATTATGTACATATCATGGAAGTAGCGCGCGTTGATCCAATCTCTGATAGCGTCATGTTTAGTGTCGTTATTACTACAGGCTTCATACTCGGTATTGCAAGCGTATTTCTTATTCACACAGCACTTCTGCGTATTATTAGTCAGAGATTAGCAGCTATAGTAATAGGACTGGTATTAGCAGCCAGTAGTTTTGCTATCTATCTCGGACGAGAATTACGTTTTAATAGTTGGGATATTATTACTAACCCACTACGGCTAACCCGTGATGTAGTTCATATCCTATTTCGACCACATCAAAACATTGATGCATATGTTACTAGTTTAACGTTTTTTATCGTAACTATCGTTGTCTATGCGCTCGTATGGTACATACTCGGAACACGCACTAAAAAAGCTTAA
- the aspS gene encoding aspartate--tRNA ligase, whose product MIRTLTIDAVHEIGQTVSVSGWVHARRDHGGLIFIDLRDHKGLLQLVINPEATEAFAIAEDVRDEFVVRVSGMVRERSLELKNDNIATGGVELAAEEIIILNKSETLPIQPFSEAQAGEELRLKYRYLDMRRPKMQEIMRRRAQYYKVIRDYMEEREFIEVTTPIIANSSPEGARDFLIPSRLQEGKFYALPQAPQQFKQLLMVGGIPRYYQIAACFRDEDPRADRLYGEFYQLDLEMSFVEDGEEVRNTMEPLIKSLVTGFASKKLLSETIPRITHADAIETYGSDKPDLRYDMKLINLTNIFMNSEFGVFKNATTDGKVVKAICVKNGGSLSRKQIDYFTAIAKSEGAGGLAYITYEDGEVKSPIAKFLSVEELDAIKRETGAEDGDAVFFGADLRSLVNKVLGRLRNEFAVHFKLKDPTIVALAWIVDFPFYEWNESTNKLDFGHNPFSMPRGGSEVLDNVEDKLSIVADQYDMVMNGYEICSGGVRNHNPDVLYKVFGILGYDKQYVEDKFGAMLNAFKFGAPPHAGCAFGVDRILMELLDESNVREVVAFPKNGSGVDLMMNSPSFVDSKQLKELGL is encoded by the coding sequence ATGATACGAACACTTACAATAGATGCTGTTCATGAAATCGGCCAGACAGTCAGCGTTTCAGGTTGGGTGCATGCTCGACGAGACCATGGTGGTCTCATATTTATTGACCTTCGCGATCACAAGGGCCTACTTCAACTTGTTATTAATCCAGAAGCAACTGAGGCATTCGCTATCGCTGAGGATGTACGGGATGAGTTTGTAGTCCGTGTTTCCGGTATGGTTCGTGAGCGTTCGCTAGAACTTAAAAATGATAATATAGCCACCGGTGGTGTAGAACTTGCGGCAGAAGAGATAATCATTCTTAATAAATCCGAAACACTCCCAATTCAACCTTTTTCCGAAGCCCAAGCAGGTGAAGAGCTACGGCTAAAATATCGATACCTGGATATGCGTCGTCCAAAAATGCAGGAAATTATGCGTCGTCGAGCACAGTACTACAAAGTCATTCGTGACTACATGGAAGAGCGCGAGTTTATTGAGGTGACAACACCTATTATAGCTAACTCAAGCCCTGAAGGTGCCCGTGACTTCTTAATTCCATCACGTCTTCAAGAGGGAAAATTTTATGCACTACCGCAGGCTCCTCAACAATTTAAACAACTGCTCATGGTTGGCGGTATCCCACGTTACTACCAAATTGCTGCATGTTTTCGTGATGAAGATCCACGCGCAGATCGTTTGTACGGTGAGTTTTATCAGTTAGACCTCGAAATGTCATTTGTTGAGGATGGTGAAGAGGTGCGCAATACTATGGAGCCTCTGATTAAAAGTTTGGTTACCGGTTTTGCATCCAAAAAATTACTCAGTGAAACAATTCCACGAATAACGCATGCAGATGCAATTGAGACATATGGTTCTGACAAGCCTGACCTTCGTTATGACATGAAGCTGATCAACCTAACAAATATATTTATGAACTCTGAATTTGGTGTTTTCAAAAATGCTACAACCGATGGTAAGGTCGTTAAAGCAATTTGTGTTAAGAATGGCGGGAGTCTTAGCCGTAAGCAAATTGACTACTTTACGGCAATTGCTAAATCTGAAGGTGCTGGTGGTCTTGCATATATTACGTATGAAGATGGTGAAGTAAAATCACCAATTGCGAAATTCCTATCGGTCGAAGAGCTTGATGCTATTAAGCGTGAAACTGGCGCTGAAGATGGTGATGCTGTATTCTTTGGTGCAGATCTCAGGTCACTTGTTAATAAGGTTCTTGGGCGCTTACGTAATGAGTTTGCCGTTCACTTTAAACTAAAAGATCCAACAATTGTCGCTCTTGCCTGGATTGTTGATTTTCCGTTTTATGAGTGGAATGAAAGTACTAACAAACTTGACTTTGGTCACAACCCATTTAGCATGCCTCGAGGTGGCTCGGAGGTGCTTGATAACGTAGAGGATAAATTATCCATCGTTGCTGATCAGTATGATATGGTTATGAACGGCTACGAGATCTGTTCAGGTGGTGTCCGTAACCATAATCCAGACGTACTCTATAAAGTATTTGGTATTCTTGGATACGATAAGCAGTACGTTGAAGATAAATTTGGCGCAATGCTAAATGCCTTTAAATTTGGTGCACCACCACACGCAGGCTGTGCGTTTGGTGTCGATCGTATTTTAATGGAATTACTCGATGAATCAAATGTTCGAGAAGTTGTAGCCTTTCCAAAAAATGGTTCCGGTGTTGATCTTATGATGAACTCACCAAGCTTCGTAGATTCAAAACAATTAAAAGAACTCGGTCTTTAA
- a CDS encoding CBS domain-containing protein → MVLLITILLILSVTGLFIVAGFRPVRSTMSQFELERRMKSGDKATAAIIRREHLLVDIISLQRLITALLLVLAVLLAVARFGWAIGVIVAVLLALEYGAVARLTFIQNQSQKIYEKYEQDLLRIVEKFPKIFTFLRSVPPNTSAEMRLESREELLHLVASSGTLLSSDEKQFIKHSLSFDDQLVESVMTPRSVIDSVSHTELLGPLALDDLHKTGHSRFPVTSQDIDHIIGMLHVHDLLSLTNKKSVTAEMAMEQRVYYIKSDQTLGHALAAFLRTHHHLFVVVNEFRETVGLLSLEDVIEAMIGHKIIDEFDAHDDLRIVAARNPRGNNHPDTREDV, encoded by the coding sequence ATGGTATTGCTTATAACTATCCTTCTGATTTTATCTGTCACGGGCCTATTTATCGTAGCCGGTTTTCGGCCTGTTCGTAGCACGATGAGCCAATTTGAACTCGAGCGTCGTATGAAGAGTGGAGACAAGGCCACGGCGGCAATAATACGTCGTGAACATTTATTAGTTGATATTATATCGCTACAGCGTCTCATAACCGCTTTGCTACTCGTACTAGCAGTATTACTGGCTGTAGCGCGCTTTGGCTGGGCAATTGGCGTGATCGTCGCAGTCTTGCTCGCGCTAGAGTATGGTGCTGTTGCAAGACTTACATTTATCCAAAATCAGTCACAAAAAATATATGAGAAATATGAGCAGGACCTATTGCGAATAGTTGAAAAGTTTCCGAAAATTTTTACTTTTCTTCGCAGTGTGCCACCTAACACATCAGCAGAGATGAGACTCGAGTCACGAGAAGAGCTGCTCCACCTTGTTGCGAGCAGCGGTACATTACTTAGTAGTGATGAGAAACAATTTATAAAACACAGCCTTAGCTTTGACGATCAATTAGTAGAATCTGTTATGACACCTCGTAGCGTAATTGATTCAGTGAGCCACACTGAATTGCTCGGGCCACTAGCGCTCGACGATTTGCACAAAACAGGACACAGTAGGTTTCCGGTTACTTCACAGGATATTGACCACATTATAGGGATGCTACATGTTCATGATTTATTATCCTTAACGAACAAAAAATCGGTCACTGCCGAAATGGCTATGGAGCAACGAGTGTATTACATCAAGTCTGATCAAACACTCGGACATGCTCTAGCTGCATTTTTACGTACACACCATCATTTATTTGTAGTAGTGAATGAATTTAGGGAAACAGTCGGTCTTCTCAGTCTTGAAGATGTCATAGAAGCGATGATTGGCCATAAGATAATTGATGAATTTGATGCCCATGATGATTTGCGAATAGTCGCCGCCCGTAATCCTCGTGGTAATAACCATCCTGATACACGCGAAGACGTCTAG
- a CDS encoding thioredoxin domain-containing protein, producing the protein MSKKTWIIFVAAVVVLFGGLIFLSNKSKIDVSQVDTNKINPASVQSGDIADHVFGKADSKVVVIEYGDFQCPTCGSVYPNMKTVTDKYKDQIAFVFRNFPITTIHPNARAAAAAVEAAGLQDKYWDMYNRLYQAQTQWSSLSATDRTSYFDAAAKDLGLNLDTFNTDIASDKVNQKISYDQAVAKKINVTGTPTVYMNGKVVELDTLNDSGKLDSVVSAELTAKGIALPATTAK; encoded by the coding sequence GTGAGTAAAAAGACATGGATTATTTTCGTAGCAGCTGTTGTTGTGCTATTTGGCGGATTAATTTTCCTATCGAACAAAAGTAAGATTGATGTTAGTCAAGTTGACACAAATAAAATAAACCCAGCATCTGTACAATCAGGTGATATTGCTGATCACGTTTTTGGTAAAGCTGATAGTAAAGTCGTCGTGATTGAATATGGTGACTTCCAATGTCCTACGTGCGGAAGTGTATATCCAAATATGAAAACCGTCACTGATAAATACAAAGATCAGATTGCGTTTGTATTTCGTAACTTCCCGATTACAACTATCCACCCTAATGCCCGTGCTGCTGCTGCAGCAGTAGAAGCAGCTGGTCTACAGGACAAGTACTGGGACATGTATAACAGGCTCTATCAGGCGCAGACTCAGTGGAGTAGCTTGTCGGCAACCGACCGCACATCATACTTTGATGCAGCAGCAAAAGATCTTGGCCTAAATCTTGATACATTTAATACTGATATAGCTAGCGATAAGGTTAATCAGAAGATTTCGTATGACCAAGCAGTTGCAAAGAAAATTAATGTTACCGGTACACCAACTGTTTATATGAACGGTAAAGTCGTTGAACTTGATACTCTTAACGATAGTGGAAAGCTTGATTCAGTCGTCAGTGCTGAACTTACAGCAAAAGGTATTGCGCTACCAGCTACAACAGCTAAGTAG
- a CDS encoding MDR family MFS transporter — MNHHLNLRSKLIIMISVMASLFLVALDQTIISTALGKIVQEFNAFSSLSWIVTAYLITTTITVPIAGKLSDLFGRRNILLIGVAIFAIGSLLSGTSADVGQLILWRAVQGIGGGIITANAFTIVGDLFAARERGKWQGLIGAVFGISSVIGPLLGGFLTDSHNFFGLITDWRWTFFINIPVGIAAFTIIAIFCPPLKHDKKPRVDYVGAALLVLGLGTLILAVDNTESIFKDVMTTLSLSLAELRVIMFAIVAISVGTLIWVEKRVKEPIIDLNFFKNRNFLLIMGIATLVGAAMLGSILYLTQFNQQVFGASPTESGLMLLPMIGGLMAASITTGQLVSRIGKYKRFMTIGFIVGTVSLALLTTLTPTSPFIQEALIMVGVGIGIGVAMPLLTIAVQAEFSQEDLGQATSSSQLFRGLGSTIGTAVFGSMLTMGIVAALPDMHQDAYLQSLSQSSEVKKLGDLYDPNTLLNVNTPTMKKLASDGVQQQVKNLPTPVAKKATDTFNSNQQTFSDKIVNAFAKSMHSVFIVTSGLMGVGLILTLFIKERVLRSASPEQTPGE; from the coding sequence ATGAACCATCATCTAAATCTACGCAGTAAATTAATCATCATGATCTCAGTTATGGCGAGTCTCTTTTTAGTGGCGCTTGACCAGACTATTATTTCAACAGCACTTGGCAAGATCGTCCAAGAGTTTAATGCGTTCAGCTCATTAAGCTGGATTGTTACTGCGTATCTTATCACTACAACGATCACTGTACCTATTGCAGGTAAACTCTCCGACCTATTTGGGCGACGCAATATCCTTCTTATTGGTGTAGCAATTTTTGCGATCGGCTCTCTCCTAAGTGGCACAAGCGCTGATGTCGGGCAGTTGATCCTGTGGCGAGCAGTACAAGGTATCGGCGGTGGCATTATTACTGCAAATGCCTTTACTATTGTTGGCGACCTCTTTGCGGCTCGTGAAAGAGGTAAATGGCAGGGACTAATCGGTGCGGTATTTGGCATCTCTTCTGTCATTGGCCCGCTACTTGGTGGATTCCTCACCGATAGTCATAACTTCTTTGGTCTCATCACTGATTGGCGATGGACATTCTTTATCAATATACCAGTTGGTATTGCTGCGTTTACAATTATCGCGATATTCTGTCCACCACTAAAACATGACAAGAAGCCACGTGTTGACTACGTCGGTGCTGCGTTACTAGTACTTGGACTCGGGACATTGATTCTTGCTGTCGATAACACGGAGTCTATATTTAAAGACGTGATGACAACACTTAGCCTCAGCCTCGCTGAACTACGTGTCATTATGTTTGCCATCGTGGCTATTAGCGTCGGTACACTGATATGGGTAGAGAAGCGCGTAAAAGAACCGATCATTGATCTCAATTTCTTTAAGAACCGTAACTTCCTACTTATCATGGGTATCGCAACACTCGTTGGTGCAGCAATGTTAGGCTCTATTTTGTACCTTACTCAGTTCAACCAACAAGTCTTCGGTGCCAGCCCTACTGAATCAGGTCTAATGCTTCTTCCGATGATTGGTGGACTTATGGCTGCAAGTATTACGACTGGTCAATTGGTGTCAAGAATTGGTAAGTATAAACGATTTATGACGATTGGCTTCATCGTTGGAACTGTTTCACTCGCACTTCTAACGACACTTACTCCTACAAGTCCATTTATCCAGGAGGCCCTCATTATGGTCGGTGTCGGTATCGGTATTGGTGTTGCAATGCCTCTACTTACCATTGCTGTACAGGCTGAGTTCTCACAGGAAGATCTTGGACAAGCAACAAGCTCAAGTCAGTTATTCCGGGGCTTAGGTTCAACAATCGGTACGGCTGTCTTTGGTAGTATGCTCACTATGGGAATCGTTGCGGCACTACCTGATATGCACCAGGATGCATATTTGCAGTCACTTTCACAGTCATCTGAAGTGAAGAAACTTGGTGATCTTTATGACCCTAATACACTACTTAACGTGAACACGCCAACAATGAAGAAACTTGCAAGTGACGGCGTGCAGCAACAAGTAAAAAACCTTCCTACTCCAGTAGCAAAGAAAGCAACAGACACCTTTAACAGCAATCAGCAGACGTTTAGCGATAAGATTGTCAATGCGTTTGCTAAGAGTATGCATAGCGTGTTTATCGTGACATCAGGTCTGATGGGCGTGGGACTGATCTTGACATTGTTTATTAAAGAACGTGTCCTAAGATCTGCCTCTCCTGAGCAAACACCCGGCGAATAA
- a CDS encoding AbrB/MazE/SpoVT family DNA-binding domain-containing protein: MGSPLYNKKLYGTATVGTKGQVVIPAEARESMGIEPGDRLYVVGSADSGFLGLLKEAALERMVEHLTTEADNFRAIKNNTQEEKV, encoded by the coding sequence ATGGGATCACCATTATATAACAAAAAACTATACGGTACCGCAACTGTTGGCACAAAAGGTCAGGTTGTTATACCTGCTGAAGCCCGCGAAAGTATGGGTATTGAACCCGGTGATCGCCTCTATGTTGTTGGATCAGCCGATAGTGGATTCCTTGGCTTACTTAAAGAAGCGGCACTTGAAAGAATGGTTGAACATCTTACAACTGAAGCAGACAATTTTCGTGCAATTAAAAATAACACTCAAGAGGAAAAAGTATGA
- a CDS encoding endonuclease/exonuclease/phosphatase family protein — MKLTSLNLLAFNNWDKRQPVILDYLRTENPDIILFQEVVYLPVISPYNQVQILNQHLNYPHEHSSVTRLQDSPDYDVFREGLAVLSRYTVVKTDTIILKQAAGDEHNRIVQCIDVDMNGQLVKLANIQFSLTDTVDFATAHLEETLEIIRKKGEERIIIGDFNMNHLEDLSYMWSDTYKASTSAPYISYPSMNKRNDYVLIPKSYSFVSIVVSGDGLSDHRALTVEIEPLKSA; from the coding sequence ATGAAACTCACATCTCTTAATTTGTTGGCATTTAATAATTGGGATAAACGCCAACCTGTCATTCTAGACTATTTGCGCACTGAGAATCCTGATATTATTTTATTTCAAGAGGTAGTCTACCTCCCTGTAATCTCGCCTTACAATCAGGTTCAGATTTTAAATCAACACCTGAACTATCCTCATGAGCATAGTTCGGTCACTCGCTTACAGGATAGTCCTGATTACGATGTTTTTCGTGAAGGTCTTGCAGTACTGAGTAGGTACACGGTAGTAAAGACAGACACGATAATATTAAAGCAAGCAGCAGGGGATGAGCATAACAGGATAGTCCAATGTATTGATGTCGATATGAACGGTCAATTAGTCAAGTTAGCAAATATTCAATTTTCACTAACGGACACGGTTGATTTTGCGACAGCTCATCTTGAAGAAACGCTTGAAATTATTAGAAAAAAAGGTGAAGAAAGAATTATCATCGGTGATTTTAATATGAATCACCTTGAAGATCTATCATACATGTGGAGCGATACGTATAAAGCATCTACCTCCGCTCCGTATATCTCCTACCCCTCAATGAATAAGAGAAATGACTATGTACTCATTCCAAAATCTTACTCTTTTGTTAGTATAGTAGTTTCTGGTGACGGTTTATCCGACCATAGGGCGCTAACAGTAGAGATAGAACCTCTAAAGTCAGCTTGA
- a CDS encoding DUF1801 domain-containing protein yields MEKIDNYINSLPEWQQSHLRLFRKLIHEADPNIKEEWKWNVPVFVLDSKMIFAMSGFKAHTKYNFITNGALLDDKHKLFNNGFESKKSRGIDLKESAIIDEKNLKALIIQSVEQIKG; encoded by the coding sequence ATGGAAAAAATTGATAACTATATAAATAGCCTACCCGAATGGCAGCAAAGCCACCTAAGATTATTCAGGAAACTTATTCACGAGGCTGATCCAAATATCAAAGAAGAATGGAAATGGAATGTCCCGGTCTTTGTGCTAGATAGTAAGATGATCTTTGCCATGTCTGGCTTCAAGGCGCACACAAAGTATAATTTTATTACAAATGGTGCTTTGCTGGACGACAAGCACAAACTTTTTAATAATGGTTTTGAATCAAAAAAATCTCGCGGCATTGACCTAAAAGAATCAGCAATAATCGATGAAAAAAATCTTAAAGCTCTCATTATACAATCAGTTGAACAAATCAAAGGCTAG
- a CDS encoding non-canonical purine NTP pyrophosphatase, whose translation MKNITFITGNQSKADYLAKYLGLPITHHKLNLDEIQSLDLHEIVEHKVKQAYAEVQGPVLVEDVSLEFSALGKLPGTFIKFYVEEVPFETICRTLDGMSRDATARCVFGYYDGERLEYFEGSLAGRISEHPEGENGFGWDKIFIPEGYSVTRASLSEDDDRKTYQQIKPFDKIKLFLESL comes from the coding sequence ATGAAGAACATCACATTTATTACGGGTAACCAGTCAAAAGCTGATTATCTTGCGAAATATCTTGGACTTCCGATTACTCACCATAAGTTAAATCTTGATGAAATTCAGTCGCTAGACCTACATGAAATCGTTGAACATAAAGTAAAGCAGGCGTATGCAGAAGTTCAAGGACCCGTGTTGGTTGAGGATGTCTCGCTCGAATTTAGTGCTCTAGGAAAATTACCAGGCACATTCATCAAGTTTTATGTCGAAGAAGTACCGTTTGAGACTATATGTCGAACACTGGATGGCATGAGCCGTGATGCAACGGCACGATGTGTTTTTGGATATTATGACGGAGAACGATTAGAGTATTTTGAAGGCAGTCTTGCCGGGCGGATATCTGAGCACCCTGAAGGCGAGAATGGCTTTGGTTGGGATAAAATATTTATACCTGAAGGATACTCAGTAACTCGTGCATCATTAAGTGAGGACGACGACAGAAAGACATACCAGCAGATTAAGCCGTTTGATAAAATAAAATTATTTCTCGAAAGCCTTTAG
- a CDS encoding DUF1295 domain-containing protein: protein MLLIISLIIVIVINAGLFGVAYTRQSDKLTDFSYALSFIVVAIAALLLSSQRSALLTVTVGMVIVWALRLGIFLVYRIRKTGKDARFDGIREDFFKFLKFWLGQGIVAWLLLLPILFLAKENGEWSTLSFVGIAIWLLGLIVEGFADLQKYQFSQNPANKGKWIANGVWHYSRHPNYFGEICVWIGVYITVVSSLSGIEQIIGLVSPLMIFITLRFISGVPPLEESAEKRWGTDPKFQLYKKRTNLLIPFWLKK, encoded by the coding sequence ATGCTATTAATTATCAGCCTCATCATTGTCATTGTCATTAATGCTGGCCTTTTTGGCGTTGCCTATACGCGCCAGTCAGACAAGTTAACGGATTTCTCATACGCACTGAGCTTCATTGTTGTTGCTATTGCTGCACTTCTGCTTAGCAGCCAGCGATCAGCACTACTGACTGTAACAGTCGGGATGGTCATCGTATGGGCACTTCGTCTCGGTATATTTCTTGTATATCGAATTCGTAAAACAGGTAAGGATGCACGGTTTGACGGTATTCGTGAAGATTTCTTCAAATTTTTGAAATTCTGGCTTGGACAGGGTATTGTTGCTTGGCTCCTACTTTTACCAATCCTATTTTTGGCAAAAGAGAATGGTGAATGGAGTACACTTTCATTTGTTGGAATTGCCATTTGGTTACTCGGTCTTATCGTTGAAGGTTTTGCAGATTTACAAAAATATCAGTTCTCTCAGAATCCAGCAAACAAGGGAAAGTGGATTGCGAATGGTGTCTGGCACTATTCTCGTCACCCGAACTATTTTGGTGAGATCTGCGTCTGGATTGGTGTATATATAACAGTCGTATCATCACTCAGTGGTATCGAGCAGATTATTGGGCTTGTCAGTCCACTAATGATCTTTATAACTCTACGATTCATATCTGGCGTTCCACCGCTAGAAGAATCAGCTGAAAAACGGTGGGGAACAGACCCTAAGTTCCAACTGTATAAAAAAAGAACAAATTTACTAATTCCATTTTGGCTTAAGAAGTAA